In Nocardia sp. NBC_01327, the genomic stretch TCGCAATGCCAATGCCGATCCGCTGCTGATCAATACCGCCGGATCCTGGGCGCTGCGCCCGGTCTCGCACACCGCCGATCTCGAAAACCTTTTCCTGGCAGGCGATTACGTGCGCACCAATGTGGACCTGGCCACCATGGAGGGCGCCTCGGAGGCGGCGCGGACCGCGGTCAACGCACTGCTGGACGTGAGTGGTTCGAACGCGGCGCGCTGCAAGCTCTTCACGCTGTACCGCGCGACCGAGCTGGAACCGTTCCGGCAGCTGGACATCGGGCGGTACGCGGCGGGGCAGTCGAACCTGTTCGACACACCGCTCTAGCGAGATTCCGCACAAACCACTGGCACCGCACCGTGGTGCGCGCGTTCAATCGAGTCATGAGCGAGATCACCGATCCGGCTGAACTGCGGGAACTGCTGGGCGCGCCGACGCCCCGCGCCATCGCCAAGGAGCGGGTCGCACTGCACCCGCGGGACCGGGAGTGGATCGCGAACTCCCCGTTCGTGGTGCTGTCCACCAGTGACGCGGACGGCAACTGCGACGCCTCGCCCAAGGGTGATCCGGCCGGTTTCGTGCGCGTGCTGGACGATACGACCATCGCCATTCCGGAGCGCCCGGGCAATCGCCGCGCGGACGGCTACCTCAATATTCTGGCGAATCCGCATGTGGGCGTGATCTTCCTGATTCCGGGGCGCGGTGAGACGCTGCGGGTCAACGGCCGCGCGCGCCTGGTGCGCGACGCACCGTATTTCGACGACATGGTGGTGCGCGGGCATCGGCCCATCCTCGCCATCGAGGTGGCGGTCGAGCAGATCTTCCTGCACTGCGCCAAGGCCTTCCTGCGCAGCGGGCTGTGGAAGCCGGAGCAGTGGCCGGCCGACACGCTGCCCACGCAGGCGCGACTGGTCAAGGAATTGCAGCCGGACAGCACCGAGACGCTGGAGCAATTGGAGAAGCACTACTCGCACACGTACGAGGAGTTGCTCTACAAGTCCTGAGCGCGGCACTGCGAGTCCTGAGCGCGGCGCGCCGACGGTGACGCGGCGGAACCCCGGTGCGGCGCAGCTCACGCCGAATCCGGCGATACCGCCTGCGCAGCAACCGGGTCGCACCAATAAACTCGCGGCGTGGCAGACATCTCGGTACGCGGCAAGCTGGCGTTGCGGGCAGCAACGGCGGCCTCATGGGCTTCGCAGCAGGCCGGGCGCGGTAAGGGATCGATGATCGGCGGCCTGATCGCGCTGAAGATCGACCCGACGATCATGACCCAGCTGGGTCGTGGCCGCCGCACGGTGCTGGTGACCGGCACCAATGGCAAGTCCACCACCACGCGCATGACCACCGCCGCGCTGCAGACGCTCGGCGCGGTCGCGACGCAGGCCGACGGCGCGAATATGGATGCCGGAATCGTGGCCGCGCTCACCGCGAATCGCACCGCGGCGCTGGCGGCGATCGAGGTGGACGAACTGCATCTGCCGCATGTGGCCGATGCGCTGGATCCGGCCGTCGTGGTGCTGCTCAATCTTTCCCGGGACCAGCTGGACCGGGTCGGCGAGATCAATATGATCGAACGCCGCCTGCGCGCCGGTATGGCCCGGCATCCGGACACCGTGCTCATCGCCAACTGCGACGACGTGCTGGTGACCTCGATCGCCTACGACCATCCCAATGTGGTGTGGGTGTCGGCGGGCAGCGGCTGGTCGGTGGACGCCACCAGTTGCCCGCGCAGTGGCGAGCCCATCATGTGGGAGGGCGCGCACTGGTACAGCACCGGAACCGATTTCCAGCGCCCGGAGCCGCAGTGGACGGTGGACGAGCACACGCTGCACGGGCCCGATGGGCTGGAATTGCCGCTCGCCCTTGCCCTTCCGGGCCGCGCCAATCGTGGCAACGCCGCCCAGGCGGTGGCCGCGGCCGTGGCGATGGGTGCTGACGCCGCCGCGGCGGCGAAGGCCACCGGGACCGTCGACGAGATCGCGGGCCGCTATCGCACCGTCGAGGTCGACGGGCGTACCGCGCGCCTGCTGCTGGCCAAGAATCCGGCCGGCTGGCAGGAGGCGCTGTCCATGATCGACCCTGCCGCAACGGGTTTGGTGATCGCCGTGAACGGCCAGGTGCCCGACGGCGAGGATCTGTCCTGGCTCTGGGATGTGCGCTTCGAGCACTTCGAGGGCACCCAGGTGGTCGCGGCGGGCGAGCGCGCGACCGATCTGGCGGTGCGCCTGACCTACGCCGGGGTGGAGCACACCACGGTCGCGGATCCCTTGCGCGCCATCGCATCCTGTCCGCCGGGGCAGGTGGAAGTACTCGCCAATTACACGGCATTCCGTGACCTGAACCGCGATCTCGAAGTGAAGGCGAAGGCCCGCGCATGAGTGAATCGACCGTACGCATCGGCCTGGTGCTGCCGGATGTCATGGGCACCTACGGCGACGGCGGCAATGCGCTGGTGCTGCGCCAGCGCCTGCGCATGCGCGGCCACGACGCCGAGATCGTCGAAATCACCCTGGCCGACCCGGTTCCCGATTCGCTGGACGTCTACACCCTCGGGGGTGCGGAGGATTCCGCGCAGCGCCTGGCCACCCGTCACCTGCAGAAGTACCCCGGCATGCAGCAGGCCGCCCAGCGCGGTGCGCCGATCCTCGCCATCTGCGCCGCCATCCAGGTGCTGGGTCACTGGTACGAAACCTCCTCGGGTGAGCGGGTGGACGGCGTCGGCCTCTTCGACGTCACCACCTCCCCCCAGGACAAGCGC encodes the following:
- a CDS encoding pyridoxamine 5'-phosphate oxidase family protein, yielding MSEITDPAELRELLGAPTPRAIAKERVALHPRDREWIANSPFVVLSTSDADGNCDASPKGDPAGFVRVLDDTTIAIPERPGNRRADGYLNILANPHVGVIFLIPGRGETLRVNGRARLVRDAPYFDDMVVRGHRPILAIEVAVEQIFLHCAKAFLRSGLWKPEQWPADTLPTQARLVKELQPDSTETLEQLEKHYSHTYEELLYKS
- a CDS encoding Mur ligase family protein, with translation MADISVRGKLALRAATAASWASQQAGRGKGSMIGGLIALKIDPTIMTQLGRGRRTVLVTGTNGKSTTTRMTTAALQTLGAVATQADGANMDAGIVAALTANRTAALAAIEVDELHLPHVADALDPAVVVLLNLSRDQLDRVGEINMIERRLRAGMARHPDTVLIANCDDVLVTSIAYDHPNVVWVSAGSGWSVDATSCPRSGEPIMWEGAHWYSTGTDFQRPEPQWTVDEHTLHGPDGLELPLALALPGRANRGNAAQAVAAAVAMGADAAAAAKATGTVDEIAGRYRTVEVDGRTARLLLAKNPAGWQEALSMIDPAATGLVIAVNGQVPDGEDLSWLWDVRFEHFEGTQVVAAGERATDLAVRLTYAGVEHTTVADPLRAIASCPPGQVEVLANYTAFRDLNRDLEVKAKARA
- a CDS encoding type 1 glutamine amidotransferase; amino-acid sequence: MSESTVRIGLVLPDVMGTYGDGGNALVLRQRLRMRGHDAEIVEITLADPVPDSLDVYTLGGAEDSAQRLATRHLQKYPGMQQAAQRGAPILAICAAIQVLGHWYETSSGERVDGVGLFDVTTSPQDKRAIGEVATHPLLPGLTQPLTGFENHRGGTKLGGDATALARVTKGVGNGVGDGSEGVVQGSVLGTYMHGPALARNPELADYLLARALGVDSLPPLALPEVDQLRRERLRA